The Magnetospirillum sp. genome includes a region encoding these proteins:
- the kynU gene encoding kynureninase, with amino-acid sequence MPQASLDRHSPFPSEAPTRADAKAMDANDPLGRARDHFLLPAGLVYLDGNSLGPLPRLAPNRIFEAMRQEWGEDLIAGWTKHGWMQLPLTLGDKIGRLIGAPEGTVAACDTTSLNLYKLVAAAVAERPKRRTILSDRGNFPTDLYMADGLFKQLGQGHKLKLFDTVSELVEAIDDDTVAVMLGHVDYRTGELHDMAAITRAAHAKGALAIWDLAHSAGALPVDLTGCDVDYAVGCGYKYLNGGPGAPAFLYVATRLQASFRQPLQGWLGHAAPFKFETDFRPAEGMQRAIVSSPSILSLRTLECGVDAMLRWKMEDIRSKSEALTEIFRILIDSVGEKLGLARVSPRDFDKRGSQLSYSHPKGYEIVQALIERRVIGDFRMPDIMRFGFAPLYLRYVDVWDAAANLADVIETRAFEDPKYAVRAAVT; translated from the coding sequence ATGCCGCAAGCCTCGCTCGACCGCCACTCGCCCTTTCCGTCTGAAGCGCCAACCCGCGCCGACGCCAAAGCCATGGACGCCAACGACCCGCTGGGCCGTGCGCGCGACCATTTCCTTTTGCCCGCAGGCCTTGTGTATCTCGACGGCAATTCGCTGGGCCCGCTGCCGCGCCTTGCACCCAACCGCATCTTCGAAGCGATGCGCCAGGAATGGGGCGAAGACCTCATCGCGGGCTGGACCAAACACGGCTGGATGCAGTTGCCGCTCACGCTCGGCGACAAGATCGGCCGTCTGATCGGCGCACCCGAAGGTACCGTCGCGGCGTGCGATACGACCTCGCTCAATCTCTACAAGCTCGTGGCGGCCGCTGTGGCCGAGCGGCCCAAGCGGCGCACGATCCTCTCCGATCGCGGCAATTTCCCGACCGACCTCTACATGGCCGACGGGCTCTTCAAGCAATTGGGCCAGGGCCACAAGCTGAAGCTCTTCGATACGGTATCCGAGCTTGTCGAAGCGATCGACGACGACACGGTCGCCGTGATGCTGGGCCATGTCGACTACCGCACCGGCGAACTGCACGACATGGCCGCGATCACGCGTGCGGCCCACGCCAAGGGCGCACTCGCGATCTGGGACTTGGCCCATTCGGCGGGTGCCTTGCCGGTGGACCTCACGGGATGTGACGTCGATTACGCAGTTGGCTGCGGCTACAAATATCTGAATGGCGGGCCGGGCGCGCCGGCGTTTCTCTACGTGGCCACGCGTCTGCAGGCGAGCTTCCGCCAGCCGCTCCAAGGCTGGCTCGGCCATGCCGCCCCGTTCAAGTTCGAAACCGACTTTCGCCCGGCCGAGGGCATGCAGCGCGCCATCGTGTCGTCGCCCTCGATCCTGTCGCTGCGCACGCTCGAATGCGGCGTGGATGCGATGCTGCGCTGGAAGATGGAAGACATCCGCTCGAAATCCGAAGCCCTGACCGAGATTTTCCGCATCCTGATCGATTCGGTCGGCGAAAAGCTCGGCCTCGCGCGCGTGAGCCCGCGCGATTTCGACAAGCGCGGCAGCCAGCTCTCCTACAGCCATCCAAAGGGCTACGAGATCGTGCAGGCGCTGATCGAGCGGCGCGTGATCGGCGATTTCCGCATGCCGGACATCATGCGCTTCGGCTTCGCCCCCCTCTATCTGCGCTATGTCGATGTGTGGGATGCGGCGGCCAATCTCGCCGACGTGATCGAAACGCGCGCCTTCGAGGATCCCAAATACGCGGTTCGCGCTGCGGTCACGTAA
- a CDS encoding Hsp20/alpha crystallin family protein, which yields MDFRPLLPNARGVSANAPAARDPFAAMRREMDRMFDDFTRGFSAPPVGAAAFLSPAAEVCETDAGVEFQFDLPGIDPKDVAVEIEDGVLTVAAERTVEKDDPGGGKRTHLSERAYGKFVRRFELPFDVDPARIEGHFENGVLHVLVPRPVEAERRAIKVAVKSG from the coding sequence ATGGATTTCAGACCGCTGCTGCCCAATGCGCGCGGCGTTTCGGCGAACGCACCGGCCGCGCGCGATCCGTTTGCGGCCATGCGCCGCGAAATGGACCGCATGTTCGACGATTTCACGCGCGGCTTTTCCGCCCCGCCGGTCGGGGCGGCGGCCTTTTTGAGCCCGGCCGCCGAGGTCTGCGAAACCGACGCCGGCGTCGAATTCCAATTCGATCTGCCCGGCATCGACCCCAAGGACGTGGCGGTCGAGATCGAAGACGGCGTGCTGACGGTTGCAGCCGAGCGAACGGTCGAAAAAGACGATCCGGGCGGCGGCAAGCGCACGCATCTGAGCGAACGTGCCTACGGCAAGTTCGTGCGGCGTTTCGAATTGCCGTTCGACGTGGATCCCGCGCGCATCGAAGGGCACTTCGAAAACGGCGTGCTGCACGTTCTCGTGCCGCGCCCCGTGGAAGCCGAGCGCCGGGCGATCAAAGTCGCGGTCAAATCCGGTTGA
- the htpG gene encoding molecular chaperone HtpG, with product MTEKHEFQAEVSRLLEIVAHSLYSERQVFLRELISNASDACDKLRFLAQQDAALAGDDTDFAVLLTADESGKTLTIADNGIGMDRDDLVANLGTIARSGTAAFVKALDAGQRKDMPLIGQFGVGFYSAFMVADKVTVESRKAGSDAGWRWESDGKGSYTIDEIELAKRGTSIRLHLKDDATEFLDADKLGEIVRRYSDHIAIPIKLGDQTLNRASALWTRSKNEVTAEQHTEFYRHLSHGFDEPWGTLHWRAEGKIEYTALLYVPGIRPFDLFAPERKHGVKLYVRRVFVNEAPEGLVPRYLRFLRGVVDSEDLPLNVSREMLQNNPVVRLIRQGITARVLGELEKRAKDDADSYAVFWDSFGEAMKEGIFEDAENGGRVLSLARFRTTTAPDKWVGLADYVARMKPGQETIYYIAGDDAKTVANSPHLEGFAKRGIEVLLLSDPVDEFWIAQTTDFEGKKFASVTRGSADLDKIAEAEKPEDAKKDEATPDIAPLVALFRLALGDDVKDVRASQRLAESAVCLVADDSDMDIHLERMLRQHKQLRAAAKRILELNPEHALIQALARKLREQGDNTAVQARVSEVAKLLFDQARIVEGDKLDDPSAFAKRLASTLAAGFAAA from the coding sequence ATGACCGAAAAACACGAATTCCAGGCGGAAGTGAGCCGCCTGCTCGAGATCGTCGCGCACTCGCTCTACAGCGAACGCCAGGTGTTTTTGCGCGAACTGATTTCGAACGCGTCCGACGCCTGCGACAAGCTGCGATTTCTGGCGCAGCAGGACGCAGCGCTTGCCGGCGACGATACGGATTTCGCCGTGCTCCTGACGGCCGACGAGAGCGGAAAAACGCTGACCATCGCCGACAACGGCATCGGCATGGATCGCGACGATCTCGTGGCCAATCTGGGCACCATCGCGCGTTCGGGCACGGCCGCTTTCGTGAAGGCGCTCGATGCGGGCCAGCGCAAGGATATGCCGCTGATCGGCCAATTCGGTGTGGGCTTCTATTCGGCCTTCATGGTGGCCGACAAGGTCACGGTCGAATCGCGCAAAGCAGGCAGCGATGCTGGCTGGCGCTGGGAGTCCGACGGCAAGGGCAGCTACACGATCGACGAGATCGAGCTTGCCAAGCGCGGCACGTCGATCCGCCTGCATCTCAAGGACGACGCCACCGAGTTCCTGGACGCCGACAAGCTCGGCGAAATCGTGCGCCGCTATTCCGACCATATCGCAATCCCGATCAAGCTCGGCGACCAGACGCTGAACCGCGCTTCGGCTTTGTGGACGCGCTCCAAAAACGAAGTCACGGCCGAACAGCACACGGAGTTCTACCGCCATCTCTCGCACGGGTTCGACGAACCCTGGGGCACGCTGCATTGGCGGGCCGAGGGCAAGATCGAATACACCGCACTGCTTTACGTGCCGGGCATCCGGCCATTCGATCTGTTTGCGCCTGAGCGCAAGCACGGCGTGAAGCTCTATGTGCGGCGCGTGTTCGTGAACGAAGCGCCCGAGGGTTTGGTGCCGCGCTATCTGCGTTTCCTGCGCGGCGTGGTCGATTCGGAAGATCTGCCGCTCAATGTGAGCCGCGAGATGCTGCAGAACAATCCGGTCGTGCGCCTGATCCGCCAGGGCATTACCGCGCGCGTGCTGGGCGAGCTCGAAAAGCGCGCCAAGGACGATGCCGATTCCTACGCCGTCTTCTGGGATTCGTTCGGCGAAGCGATGAAGGAAGGCATTTTCGAAGATGCCGAAAACGGCGGCCGCGTGCTGTCGCTCGCCCGCTTCCGCACCACGACGGCACCCGACAAATGGGTCGGGCTTGCCGACTACGTTGCGCGCATGAAGCCGGGCCAGGAGACGATCTACTACATCGCCGGCGACGACGCGAAGACGGTGGCCAACAGCCCGCATCTCGAAGGGTTCGCCAAGCGCGGCATCGAGGTGCTGCTGCTGTCCGACCCCGTCGACGAATTCTGGATCGCGCAGACGACCGATTTCGAGGGCAAAAAATTCGCCTCCGTCACGCGCGGCTCCGCCGATCTCGACAAGATCGCCGAAGCCGAGAAGCCCGAAGATGCCAAGAAAGACGAGGCAACGCCCGACATCGCCCCGTTGGTGGCGCTGTTCCGGCTCGCCCTCGGCGACGACGTCAAGGACGTGCGCGCGAGCCAGCGTCTGGCCGAAAGTGCCGTGTGCTTGGTGGCCGACGACAGCGACATGGATATCCATTTGGAGCGCATGCTGCGCCAGCACAAGCAGCTGCGTGCGGCCGCCAAGCGCATCCTCGAGCTCAACCCCGAGCACGCGCTGATCCAGGCGCTGGCGCGCAAGCTTCGCGAGCAGGGCGACAACACGGCCGTGCAGGCCCGCGTGAGCGAAGTGGCGAAACTGCTGTTCGACCAGGCGCGCATCGTGGAAGGCGACAAGCTCGACGACCCGTCCGCCTTCGCCAAGCGCCTCGCGAGCACGCTTGCCGCCGGATTCGCCGCCGCTTGA
- a CDS encoding phosphodiesterase: protein MLIAQISDLHIQTDGKFAYGKVDTVSYLTKAVAVLNALDPQPDIVLATGDLVERGSAVEYGLLREILAPLKAPLLVVPGNHDARATLKAAFPHAGGDRVAEGDFFHYAVDDHPVRLVAVDTSEPKKPWGTFCDARAAWLDATLAACGAKPTLIFQHHPPFATGIAHMDKMGLRDDGRLAAIVKRYPNVERVVCGHVHRAIQVRFAGTIASVCPSTAHQIALDLRADSAGGFTFEPPGLQLHRWTAETGIVSHTLATTGDRETIPFPWG, encoded by the coding sequence ATGCTCATCGCCCAGATATCAGACCTCCATATCCAGACCGACGGCAAATTCGCCTACGGCAAGGTTGATACCGTGTCGTATCTGACCAAGGCCGTCGCCGTGCTGAACGCGCTCGACCCGCAGCCCGACATCGTGCTCGCCACCGGCGACCTCGTCGAGCGCGGTTCGGCCGTCGAATACGGGCTCCTGCGCGAGATCCTCGCACCGCTCAAAGCGCCCTTGCTTGTCGTGCCCGGCAACCACGACGCGCGCGCGACGTTGAAGGCCGCGTTCCCGCATGCCGGCGGCGATCGTGTGGCCGAGGGCGACTTCTTCCATTATGCGGTCGACGATCATCCGGTGCGCCTTGTGGCGGTCGATACGTCCGAGCCCAAGAAGCCGTGGGGCACGTTCTGCGACGCGCGTGCCGCTTGGCTCGACGCAACGCTTGCGGCGTGCGGGGCGAAGCCGACGCTGATCTTTCAGCATCACCCGCCTTTTGCGACCGGTATCGCGCACATGGACAAGATGGGCTTGCGCGACGACGGGCGTTTGGCCGCCATCGTCAAGCGCTACCCGAATGTCGAGCGCGTCGTCTGCGGCCATGTGCATCGCGCGATCCAAGTGCGCTTTGCCGGCACCATCGCGTCCGTGTGCCCCTCGACCGCGCACCAGATTGCACTCGATCTGCGCGCGGACTCGGCGGGCGGTTTCACCTTCGAGCCGCCGGGGCTGCAACTGCATCGCTGGACGGCCGAGACCGGCATCGTCAGCCACACGCTCGCCACGACCGGCGACCGGGAGACGATCCCGTTTCCGTGGGGCTGA
- a CDS encoding helicase-related protein, giving the protein MQDSKVTAVLGPTNTGKTFLAVERMLGHRTGMIGFPLRLLARENYERIAASKGASQVALVTGEERIVPPYARWFVCTVEAMPIEREVGFLAVDEIQMIADRERGHVFVDRLLHARGRNETMFMGAESARPLIRRLVPEAEFVVRPRLSTLTYAGPRKITRLPRRSAIVAFSAAEVYEIAELVRRQRGGAALVFGALSPRTRNAQVAMYQSGDVDYLIATDAIGMGLNMDIDHVAFAATAKFDGRHMRRLLAPELGQIAGRAGRNMTNGTFGTTADVGPLDADLVEAIEEHRFPPLTHCYWRNSDLDFRTLDGLLETLDRRAPWPELVRVRDADDHLALQALARDADIRALSRGRVGLLWEVARIPDFRKQMADTHPRLLAKIFGHLAGPAGRLPQDWVDRQIERIDSADGDIDKLLQQISAIRTWTYVSHRPDWIADAEGVQARARAVEDRLSDALHERLTQRFVDRRNAVIVRKLADGSELLAAVTASGDVLVEGMPAGKLDGFEFRPDPSLDMGVAALRAAANRALRRDVGLRVQKFVADDDAAFTLLPDARIAWHGQQVAKLVAGTEALAPEIQLARADLLEPAHRQAVSRRLAEWLQAWLKQHMAPLLRLKTEPLPAAARGLAFELAASLGAIAASDTTIALDSLDRTARGRLASIGVHVGVRAAYVPALKDHAATKLRALLWSIHRGSEGVPPPPGKLSVPRADQPPGLMAACLYLPAGPLFVRADRLEKLAQALLQTGRAGPFALDPAWAKLVDCEAATLPAVAVSLGYRLQQGENGPMFAAHRGGAARRRPRPTPGDAASPFSVLSGIARK; this is encoded by the coding sequence ATGCAAGACTCCAAGGTTACGGCCGTCTTGGGGCCGACGAATACGGGAAAGACCTTTCTGGCGGTCGAGCGCATGCTGGGCCATCGCACCGGCATGATCGGCTTTCCGCTGCGCCTGCTGGCGCGCGAAAACTACGAACGCATCGCAGCCTCCAAGGGCGCTTCACAAGTCGCCCTCGTCACCGGCGAGGAGCGCATCGTGCCGCCCTATGCGCGCTGGTTCGTGTGCACGGTCGAGGCGATGCCGATCGAGCGCGAGGTGGGGTTCCTTGCCGTCGACGAAATCCAGATGATCGCCGACCGCGAGCGCGGCCATGTCTTCGTCGACCGGCTCCTGCATGCGCGCGGGCGCAACGAGACGATGTTCATGGGGGCCGAATCCGCCCGGCCCTTGATCCGGCGCCTGGTGCCCGAGGCCGAATTCGTCGTGCGCCCGCGCCTTTCGACGCTTACCTATGCGGGCCCGCGCAAGATCACGCGCCTGCCCAGGCGCAGCGCCATCGTCGCGTTTTCGGCCGCCGAGGTTTACGAGATCGCCGAGCTTGTGCGCCGCCAGCGCGGCGGGGCGGCCCTCGTGTTCGGCGCTTTGAGCCCGCGCACGCGCAACGCGCAGGTCGCCATGTACCAGTCGGGCGACGTCGACTATCTGATCGCGACCGACGCGATCGGCATGGGCCTCAACATGGATATCGACCATGTCGCGTTTGCGGCGACGGCGAAGTTCGACGGCCGCCATATGCGAAGGCTCCTCGCGCCTGAGCTTGGCCAGATCGCCGGGCGTGCCGGCCGCAACATGACCAACGGCACCTTCGGCACCACGGCCGATGTGGGCCCGCTCGACGCCGATCTTGTCGAAGCGATCGAGGAGCACCGCTTCCCGCCCCTCACCCATTGCTATTGGCGCAATTCCGATCTCGATTTCCGCACGCTCGACGGGCTGCTCGAAACGCTCGACAGGCGAGCACCTTGGCCCGAGCTCGTGCGCGTGCGCGATGCCGACGACCATCTGGCTTTGCAGGCGCTGGCGCGCGATGCCGACATCCGCGCTTTGTCGCGCGGGCGTGTGGGGCTGCTGTGGGAGGTGGCACGCATCCCCGATTTCCGCAAACAGATGGCCGACACGCATCCGCGCCTGCTCGCCAAAATCTTCGGCCATCTTGCGGGGCCCGCGGGCCGCCTGCCGCAGGATTGGGTCGACCGCCAAATCGAGCGCATCGATTCGGCCGACGGCGATATCGACAAATTGCTGCAGCAGATCTCCGCCATCCGTACCTGGACCTACGTGTCGCACCGACCCGACTGGATCGCCGATGCCGAGGGCGTGCAAGCCCGTGCCCGCGCGGTCGAAGACCGTTTGTCGGACGCGCTGCACGAGCGGCTCACGCAGCGCTTCGTCGACCGGCGCAATGCCGTCATCGTGCGCAAACTCGCCGACGGCAGCGAATTGCTGGCGGCCGTGACGGCGTCGGGCGACGTGCTCGTCGAAGGCATGCCCGCCGGCAAGCTCGACGGGTTCGAGTTTCGCCCCGACCCGTCGCTCGATATGGGCGTGGCCGCGTTGCGCGCGGCCGCCAACCGCGCCTTGCGCCGCGATGTGGGCTTGCGCGTGCAGAAATTCGTCGCCGACGACGATGCCGCGTTCACGCTGCTGCCGGATGCGCGCATCGCGTGGCACGGCCAGCAAGTGGCAAAGCTCGTTGCCGGTACGGAAGCGCTTGCACCCGAAATCCAGCTTGCGCGCGCCGATCTGCTCGAGCCTGCACACCGGCAGGCCGTTTCGCGCCGTTTAGCCGAATGGCTGCAGGCCTGGCTCAAACAGCATATGGCCCCGCTCCTGCGCCTCAAGACCGAGCCGCTGCCCGCCGCCGCACGCGGTCTTGCGTTCGAGCTTGCGGCGTCGCTCGGTGCCATCGCCGCATCCGACACGACGATTGCCCTCGACAGTCTCGACCGCACCGCGCGCGGGCGCCTTGCCTCGATCGGCGTGCATGTCGGCGTGCGCGCGGCCTACGTGCCCGCACTTAAAGACCACGCCGCGACGAAGCTGCGCGCCCTGCTGTGGTCCATTCATCGCGGCAGCGAGGGCGTGCCGCCGCCGCCGGGCAAGCTCAGCGTGCCGCGCGCCGACCAGCCGCCGGGCCTGATGGCCGCGTGCCTCTATCTGCCGGCCGGCCCCTTGTTTGTGCGCGCCGACCGGCTCGAAAAGCTCGCCCAAGCGCTGCTGCAAACCGGGCGCGCAGGGCCGTTTGCGCTCGATCCCGCTTGGGCCAAGCTCGTCGATTGCGAGGCGGCGACGCTGCCGGCGGTCGCGGTATCGCTCGGCTATCGCCTGCAGCAGGGCGAAAACGGACCGATGTTTGCAGCCCATCGCGGCGGGGCCGCGAGGCGGCGCCCGAGGCCCACGCCGGGCGATGCCGCGTCGCCCTTTTCGGTCTTGTCGGGGATTGCGCGCAAATGA
- a CDS encoding S4 domain-containing protein, whose translation MRADKFLWIARFFRSRAQAQSVLEAGRVRCRGRILDKGDAVKQGDVLTFTQGDKLRTVEILGFAPKRGNAAQGQALYRDLYEAV comes from the coding sequence ATGCGCGCCGACAAATTCCTGTGGATCGCGCGCTTCTTCCGCTCGCGCGCACAGGCGCAAAGCGTGCTCGAAGCGGGCCGCGTGCGCTGCCGCGGCCGCATCCTCGACAAGGGCGACGCTGTCAAACAAGGCGACGTTCTCACCTTCACGCAAGGCGACAAGCTGCGCACGGTCGAGATCCTGGGTTTCGCGCCCAAACGCGGCAATGCCGCCCAGGGGCAAGCGCTCTATCGCGATCTTTACGAAGCGGTTTGA
- a CDS encoding ferredoxin family protein translates to MTYIVNDNCIKCKYTDCVEVCPVDCFYEGENMLVIKADECIDCGVCEPECPAEAIRPDTDPSAQPWIAINTEYAEKWPNLRRKKDAPADADSWKGVEGKFDKYFSPKPGSGNP, encoded by the coding sequence ATGACCTATATCGTCAACGACAACTGCATCAAGTGCAAATACACCGACTGCGTGGAAGTGTGCCCGGTCGATTGCTTCTACGAAGGCGAGAACATGCTCGTCATCAAGGCCGACGAGTGCATCGATTGCGGCGTGTGCGAGCCCGAATGCCCGGCCGAAGCGATTCGCCCCGACACCGACCCCTCGGCCCAGCCCTGGATCGCCATCAACACCGAGTACGCCGAGAAATGGCCGAATCTGCGTCGCAAGAAAGATGCGCCCGCCGATGCCGATTCCTGGAAGGGTGTTGAGGGAAAGTTCGACAAGTATTTTTCTCCTAAGCCTGGCTCGGGAAACCCATAA
- a CDS encoding CarD family transcriptional regulator, with the protein MTLRKTTVRETDDLGFAVGDHVVYPTHGVGKITGLESQEIAGTKLRLFVIQFDKDRMTLRVPMMKAKTSGLRRLCTKKEMQNALATLKARARIRRTMWSRRAQEYEAKINSGDPKAIAEVVRDLHRNAGQPDQSFSERQMYQAALDRLVREFAAVEKITEEVAVQRLEAMLKAA; encoded by the coding sequence ATGACGCTACGCAAGACGACAGTGCGCGAAACCGACGATCTGGGCTTTGCCGTGGGCGACCACGTTGTCTACCCGACCCATGGCGTGGGCAAAATCACCGGCCTCGAATCGCAGGAAATCGCGGGCACCAAGCTGCGTCTGTTCGTGATCCAGTTCGACAAGGATCGCATGACGCTGCGCGTGCCGATGATGAAGGCCAAAACCTCGGGCCTGCGCCGTCTTTGCACGAAAAAGGAAATGCAGAACGCGCTCGCCACGCTGAAGGCACGCGCGCGCATCCGCCGCACCATGTGGAGCCGCCGCGCGCAGGAATACGAAGCCAAGATCAATTCGGGCGACCCCAAGGCGATCGCCGAAGTCGTGCGCGACCTGCACCGCAATGCCGGCCAGCCCGACCAGTCGTTCAGCGAACGCCAGATGTACCAGGCGGCCCTCGACCGTCTGGTGCGCGAATTCGCGGCCGTCGAAAAGATCACGGAAGAAGTGGCCGTGCAGCGCCTCGAAGCGATGCTGAAAGCCGCTTAA
- a CDS encoding RNA polymerase factor sigma-32 — protein sequence MAHFDDAQTQRDNLIVIRRAMKTPMLERAREMELALAWRETGNQTALAELVGAYGRMVVSMALKFRHYGLPVGDLIQEGNIGLMQAAQRFEPSRDVRFATYAQWWIRAAIQDFVLRNWSIVRTGTTAAHKSLFFNLRRLRAKLDDPSADRMTDAQRKQIATSLRVDLSDVETMEGRMSAGDRSLDAPASDENENAWVSALADDRPTPEETTMSLHDEDARKNLLRAALGDLNARERAVIEARRLGEDNVTLETLGDRLGISKERVRQIEHRALIKLKEAVVKRVADPSDLFAGM from the coding sequence ATGGCCCATTTCGACGACGCCCAGACCCAGCGCGACAATCTGATCGTGATTCGCCGCGCGATGAAAACCCCGATGCTCGAGCGCGCGCGCGAGATGGAGCTGGCGCTGGCCTGGCGCGAGACCGGCAATCAAACGGCCTTAGCCGAGCTCGTCGGCGCCTATGGGCGCATGGTCGTGTCGATGGCGCTCAAATTCCGCCATTACGGTCTGCCCGTCGGCGACCTCATCCAAGAAGGCAATATCGGCCTCATGCAGGCCGCCCAACGTTTCGAGCCGTCGCGCGACGTGCGCTTTGCCACGTATGCGCAATGGTGGATCCGCGCCGCGATCCAGGATTTCGTGCTGCGCAATTGGTCGATCGTGCGCACCGGGACCACCGCCGCGCACAAATCTCTGTTCTTCAATCTGCGTCGCCTGCGCGCCAAGCTCGACGATCCGTCGGCCGACCGCATGACGGATGCGCAGCGCAAGCAGATCGCGACCAGCTTGCGCGTCGATCTGTCGGACGTCGAAACGATGGAAGGCCGCATGTCGGCCGGCGACCGTTCGCTCGATGCCCCGGCCAGCGACGAAAACGAAAACGCTTGGGTTTCCGCCCTCGCCGACGACCGCCCGACGCCCGAAGAAACCACGATGTCGCTGCACGACGAAGACGCGCGCAAGAACCTGCTGCGCGCCGCCTTGGGCGACCTCAACGCGCGCGAGCGCGCCGTCATCGAAGCGCGGCGCTTGGGCGAAGACAACGTGACGCTCGAAACGCTCGGCGACCGCCTCGGCATTTCCAAAGAACGCGTGCGCCAAATCGAACACCGCGCCCTCATCAAGCTCAAGGAAGCGGTCGTGAAGCGCGTCGCCGACCCGAGCGATCTGTTCGCCGGCATGTGA